CACCGCACCAGACGCAGCATCCAGGCGCTCGACGGTACCATCAGCTGCGGCCGCATAAACACTGCCGCCAGCCGCAACCGGAGAAAAAGTGAAAATCGAGGCACTGCCGATCGACTGCGTCCATGCCTGACGCACCTTGAGACTCTGCGTGAATTCAACCAGCGGCGCAGGAGGATTACTCGGTTTCTTACCGGCGAACAAGGAGCAGCCGCCCAACATCAGCAATGCACCGGCAAAGACGACTTTCACTGCAATACGCATATTCTTCCTTTTTTCCGAATTATCAGGCTGCGGCTTTGGCTGGAGCGCCGCCAATCGCATCAAGTTTTAATTGAATCAATTGCCGACCAGGATTTTTACTATCCATCTTGTCCAACGCCAGCTGATAGGCAACGCGCGCATCGTCGAGCTTGTTCTGCGCAACCAGGATATCGCCTTTACGATCGGCTACGGCACTGGCGAAAGGCGCGGGAACGTCTGCGGCCAACACCTTCAAGCCATCATCGTAGGCCTTTTGGTCCAGCAAAATGCCGGCCAGGCGTACGCGCGCAAGCGCACGATAGTCTTCGTCGGCGCCATGATCGACCGCCCATTGCAATTGCTCTTTGGCGCCGTTCAGGTCGTTGGCGTCAAACGCAACCTTGGCAGCCGACAGTGCTGCCATGCCGGCATAAGCAGTGCGACCAAATTTCTGCTGGATATCTGCAGCTGCGCGCTGGACCTTGGCTGTGTCCTTGGCGGTTACCGCTTTTTGCAATTCGTCATACAGTTGCGACGCCTGCAAGGCCTGGCTGCGCTGGTAATAATTCCAGCCGGACCAGCCTGCGTATGCGCCCAGGGCGATAATCAGCACCCAGGTCGTCAGGTTGCCGTATTTCTTCCACCAATCCTTAAGCGTTGCCAGTTGTTCCTGTTCGTCGAGATCGAATGCCATATGATTTTATTTTAGTGATGATAGTGAATATGTTGATGATCGCCGTGGTCATGGTCGTCGTTGCCAACGATCTGATCGACCAGATAATCGCTGACCGCGTCGAACGGTACGACACTTTGGTTGCCGGCACTAGCTTTTTCGGCATTGTTGCCACCATCGCCATCGGCCCGCAAGGTCTTGACGGTCGCAGTCTGGTTAGCGACTTCATCCTCGCCGATGATGATGGCATATGCCGCACCACTGGCATCTGCGCGCTTCATCTGCGATTTGAAACTGCCGCCGGCATTGGCCGAGGCGCAATGTAGCACAACATCCAGCCCGGCATTGCGCAAACGTTCCGCCAGCACGAACGATTGCAGCTGCGCCGCCTCGCCCTGATGCACCAGATAAACGTCGCATTCGTTGCGCACGGCCTGTTCGCCGTTAGCGCGCATCAGTTCCAACAAGCGCTCGACGCCCATCGCAAAACCGCAGGCCGGCGTTGGCTTGCCGCCGAACATTTCGACCAGCGGATCGTAACGTCCGCCGCCGCATACCGTCCCTTGCGAACCGAGCTGGTCGGTGACCCACTCGAACACGGTGCGATTGTAATAGTCCATGCCGCGCACCAGGCGCGGGTTGATCGTGAACGGGATGTTGTTATGGTTCAGTATCTTTTGCACGCCTTCGAAGTGCGCGCGCGATTCCTCACCCAGGTAGTCGAGCAGTTGCGGCGCGCCGTTGACCATTTCCTGCATGGTTGGATTCTTGGTGTCGAGGATGCGCAGCGGATTGCTGTGCAGGCGTCGTTGCGCGTCGGTGTCGAGCAAATTCTGGTGCTTTTCAAAATACGCGATCAGGTCGGCGCGATGGCGATTGCGCTCTTCGGCGTCGCCGATCGAGTTCAATTGCAGTTGCACGTCCTGCAGTCCAAGATCATCCCACAAGCGCTGGCACATCATGATCAGTTCTGCGTCGATGTCCGGACCGGTAAATCCAAGGGCTTCCGCGCCGACCTGGTGAAACTGGCGGTAGCGCCCGCGCTGCGGACGCTCGTGGCGGAACATGGGGCCGCTGTACCAGAGCCGCTTGGGGCCATCATAGGTCAGGTTGTGTTCGATCGCGGCGCGTACGACGCCTGCGGTACTTTCCGGACGCAGGGTCAGGTTGTCGCCGTTCATCGAATCAGTGAACGAATACATTTCCTTTTCGACGATGTCGGTGACAGCACCCAGGCCGCGTGCAAACAACGCAGTCGGCTCGACGATTGGCGTGCGTATCTTTTGAAAGCCGTAGCTTTTCAGCACCGACTCGACGGTGTTCTCGAACAATTCCCACAGCGCCGCATCGGCGGGCAGGACATCGTTCATACCTTTTACGCCGATGATTTTATCGGCCTTCTTATTTTCAGACATTCTTCTTCAATTCAATACACAGGTAGTGATTAATTTCGATGGAAACCCAACCGACACCAGGTCGGCCGCATCCGCTCAAGCTACTGCATGACCATAATGGCTCTTCACATACTCCAGCACCACCGCCTGGAATTCTTCGGCAATCCGATCGCCGCGCAAGGTCAGCTTCTTCTCGCCATCAATGAACACTGGCGCCGCCGGCGATTCGCCGGTGCCGGGCAAACTGATGCCGATATTGGCATGTTTGGATTCGCCGGGGCCATTCACGATGCACCCCATCACCGCCACATTCATGCTTTCAACGCCTGGATATTCCTTCTTCCAGACCGGCATCTGGTCGCGCAAATACGTCTGTATCTTATCCGCCAGGTCTTGGAAAACAGTCGACGTGGTGCGCCCACAGCCGGGGCAGGCAATCACCATCGGCGCGAACTTGCGCAAACCCATGGTTTGCAAAATCTCTTGCCCGACGACGACTTCCTTGGTCCGATCGCCGCCCGGTTCAGGCGTCAACGAAATTCGGATCGTATCGCCAATTCCCTCCTGCAACAGCACCGACAATGCCGCCGTCGAAGCAACAATGCCCTTGCTGCCCATGCCCGCTTCGGTCAGGCCTAGGTGCAACGGATAATCGCAACGACGCGCCAGTTCGCGATACACCGCAATCAGGTCCTGAACACCGGAAACCTTGCAGGACAGGATGATGCGATCGGCGCCCAACCCCAACTCCTCGGCACGTTGCGCATTCTCGATGGCAGAAGTCACCAATGCTTCATACATCACTGCCTGTGCCGGCCACGGTTGGCTGCGCAAGGCATTCTCGTCCATGATCCGCGCCAACAACGCCTGGTCCAGGCTGCCCCAGTTAACGCCGATACGCACCGGTTTGTCATACTTGCAGGCGATTTCGATCATTTGCGCAAACTGCGTGTCGCGCTTGGCGCCCTTGCCGACATTTCCCGGATTGATGCGGTATTTCGACAGCGCCTGGGCGCACTCCGGATAATCATTCAACAGCGTATGGCCGTTGTAATGGAAATCGCCGACCAGCGGCACATCAATGCCCATCTTGTCGAGTTGCTCGCGAATTGCCGGCACCGCAGCGGCCGCTTCCGGATTATTCACGGTGATGCGCACCAGCTCTGAACCGGCGCGCGCCAGGTCCTTGATCTGGATCGCGGTGCCGATCGCATCGGCAGTATCGGTATTGGTCATCGACTGCACTACAACAGGTGCACCGCCGCCAACCAGTATCTTGCGTTCACCATAGCTAACCGCCGCACTGCGACTGACGCGCCGCACGCTTGGGCCGGAGCCGATCGGTAGATTCATGTGCGACATGCGCCGCTCTCCTTCAACTTGTTCACGCTTACTTCAGTGTCAACCGGGCCACGTTGGTCTTCGAACTGCCCTTCAAATCAACCGGTTCGCCACGCAGCGTAGCATCAACGCCAGCCAGGTTACCGATAGTCACCGAGACCGGCTGTGTCACGTCAAACGACTGCGAATCCCCCGCCTTTACCAGGCGCGAAATCAGCACCGTGTTATCGGCACGCTTGATTTCAACCCACGAATCCTGCCTGAAATTCAGACTCAACTGATTGCCATTGTCGCCGGCAACTGCAGCCGGCGCCGTAGTCGCTGCAGCGGCATTGACAGCCGACTCAGACACAACCGCTGCATCAGCAGCCGGCGTCGATGTCGCACTTGAGGCTGTCTGGGCAGCAGGCGCCTCTGCGGATGCAGGAGTCAGCGGCAATTCAGCACTGGCCTGACCGCTGGCCGCAGCACTCGATGCCGCTGCCGCAGTAGCTCTTTCGGCAGATGCATGCAACGCATTTTCGACCATCGGCAACAGATCCAGCCGTATGGCGACAGCCAGCAGCAAGAGCAGCACGGCGCCTATTACCAGCCATTTATAAGCAAACTTGGTACGTCCCATCAAACTGAAACGGGATTCTGAAAAAGGTGTCGAAAGCTGATTGTGGCGGACACTCGGCATGTCCTTAGGCGCAGCCGCTGGCGAAATCTGCGCCAACAGAACTGTAGCGTCCAACCCCAGCAATTTTGCATAGGAACGGATAAAACCGCGCGTCATTACCATGGTAGGCAATGCTGCGTAATTGTCGGCCTCGATCGCATCGATCTGGCGCGGCGCCAGCTTCAGATGGCTTGCCACCTCTGCGACCGACCAACCAAGCTGTTCGCGTTTGCTTGCCAGCTGCGCACCGAGTGACGCCGGACTATTACTGATCGCTTCGTGAGGAACGGCTTCCGCATTTGCCTCATCGACGATCACCGACTTCACCTGTTCCGACTCACTCATTAAACGCTCCACGTTGATAGGCGGCAAACTCCGGGGAGCCGGCAAAGCGACGGCGCAACTGGGTTACCAAACTTGCTTCTGCAGCGGTATCACCCAATTTCCGCTCCACTTTAATGGCCGTCCAAAGCGCTTCCGCGTTTTGCACATCCGTTTTCAATACAAGGCCAATATAGAACCGCGCGCGCTCATAATCGTTGCGGTCATACGCCAATTTCGCCAGATTGGCATTGGTCAGAGGATTGCTCGCATCAAACTGGAAAGCCTGCGACAGATAACGCTCAGCCGCCACCGTGTCATTGAATTTAAGGCTACAGACGCCGGCATTGGTCAGCGCCTTTGCCGGCGACTGGTAAGCGCGGCTCTTCAATGCCGTTTCGAAATGAACTATCGATTCCTTGGCTCTACCGTTCTGACAAAGAAACCATCCGTAGTTATTGGCAAAGTCCGGATTGTTCGGGGATAGTCGCAGCGCGCGCTGGAAATTGTCATCGGCCAGGCGATTCTCACCCATGTCCATATAGATCAGGCCACGCACGCTATAGGCGTCGGCTAGCTCCGGATCCGCCGCCACGGCCTGCTTGATCTCATCAAGCGCCACTTCCAATTGCCCCTGCCCGAAATAACCGACAGCCAATTGCAAACGAATGCCGGCGCGCCGCTGCGCTTCAGTCTGATCCGAACTGGTGGCCAGCTCGCGCCGCGAACCGGTTTCGTTGTCAGCGCCAACCGGCTGATTCGCACAACCACTCAAACTACCCAACAATGACAAAGAGCCTGCCGCCAGCGCGATACGACGATTCCAACATCCAAGCTTTAGACTGATTTTTTCTATCACTGAGACACCTCGATGATGCGGCCAAAATTCTTCCCGAATTTCTGCTGATATTCGGTCATTTTCTGCATGCGCTCCTGCACTCGCGTCCGATCCTGTACCTCGCCAGCAAGCTGGCCGCACGCGGCATCGATATCGTCGCCGCGCGTCTTGCGCACGGTGGTGACGATGCCAGCGTCCATCAATATCTGCGCAAATGCCTTAATGCGCGGATTCTTGGAGCGCTTCAGACCGGATTCAGGGAACGGATTAAATGGAATCAGGTTGAACTTGCACGGCACCGCAGGTCCGCCTGCGTGCCCCTGCACCAGGGCGATCAACTCGCGCGCATGCGCATCGG
This DNA window, taken from Collimonas arenae, encodes the following:
- a CDS encoding tetratricopeptide repeat protein encodes the protein MAFDLDEQEQLATLKDWWKKYGNLTTWVLIIALGAYAGWSGWNYYQRSQALQASQLYDELQKAVTAKDTAKVQRAAADIQQKFGRTAYAGMAALSAAKVAFDANDLNGAKEQLQWAVDHGADEDYRALARVRLAGILLDQKAYDDGLKVLAADVPAPFASAVADRKGDILVAQNKLDDARVAYQLALDKMDSKNPGRQLIQLKLDAIGGAPAKAAA
- the ispG gene encoding flavodoxin-dependent (E)-4-hydroxy-3-methylbut-2-enyl-diphosphate synthase, whose protein sequence is MSHMNLPIGSGPSVRRVSRSAAVSYGERKILVGGGAPVVVQSMTNTDTADAIGTAIQIKDLARAGSELVRITVNNPEAAAAVPAIREQLDKMGIDVPLVGDFHYNGHTLLNDYPECAQALSKYRINPGNVGKGAKRDTQFAQMIEIACKYDKPVRIGVNWGSLDQALLARIMDENALRSQPWPAQAVMYEALVTSAIENAQRAEELGLGADRIILSCKVSGVQDLIAVYRELARRCDYPLHLGLTEAGMGSKGIVASTAALSVLLQEGIGDTIRISLTPEPGGDRTKEVVVGQEILQTMGLRKFAPMVIACPGCGRTTSTVFQDLADKIQTYLRDQMPVWKKEYPGVESMNVAVMGCIVNGPGESKHANIGISLPGTGESPAAPVFIDGEKKLTLRGDRIAEEFQAVVLEYVKSHYGHAVA
- the pilW gene encoding type IV pilus biogenesis/stability protein PilW; its protein translation is MIEKISLKLGCWNRRIALAAGSLSLLGSLSGCANQPVGADNETGSRRELATSSDQTEAQRRAGIRLQLAVGYFGQGQLEVALDEIKQAVAADPELADAYSVRGLIYMDMGENRLADDNFQRALRLSPNNPDFANNYGWFLCQNGRAKESIVHFETALKSRAYQSPAKALTNAGVCSLKFNDTVAAERYLSQAFQFDASNPLTNANLAKLAYDRNDYERARFYIGLVLKTDVQNAEALWTAIKVERKLGDTAAEASLVTQLRRRFAGSPEFAAYQRGAFNE
- a CDS encoding helix-turn-helix domain-containing protein; this encodes MSESEQVKSVIVDEANAEAVPHEAISNSPASLGAQLASKREQLGWSVAEVASHLKLAPRQIDAIEADNYAALPTMVMTRGFIRSYAKLLGLDATVLLAQISPAAAPKDMPSVRHNQLSTPFSESRFSLMGRTKFAYKWLVIGAVLLLLLAVAIRLDLLPMVENALHASAERATAAAASSAAASGQASAELPLTPASAEAPAAQTASSATSTPAADAAVVSESAVNAAAATTAPAAVAGDNGNQLSLNFRQDSWVEIKRADNTVLISRLVKAGDSQSFDVTQPVSVTIGNLAGVDATLRGEPVDLKGSSKTNVARLTLK
- the hisS gene encoding histidine--tRNA ligase yields the protein MSENKKADKIIGVKGMNDVLPADAALWELFENTVESVLKSYGFQKIRTPIVEPTALFARGLGAVTDIVEKEMYSFTDSMNGDNLTLRPESTAGVVRAAIEHNLTYDGPKRLWYSGPMFRHERPQRGRYRQFHQVGAEALGFTGPDIDAELIMMCQRLWDDLGLQDVQLQLNSIGDAEERNRHRADLIAYFEKHQNLLDTDAQRRLHSNPLRILDTKNPTMQEMVNGAPQLLDYLGEESRAHFEGVQKILNHNNIPFTINPRLVRGMDYYNRTVFEWVTDQLGSQGTVCGGGRYDPLVEMFGGKPTPACGFAMGVERLLELMRANGEQAVRNECDVYLVHQGEAAQLQSFVLAERLRNAGLDVVLHCASANAGGSFKSQMKRADASGAAYAIIIGEDEVANQTATVKTLRADGDGGNNAEKASAGNQSVVPFDAVSDYLVDQIVGNDDHDHGDHQHIHYHH